One genomic region from Anticarsia gemmatalis isolate Benzon Research Colony breed Stoneville strain chromosome 7, ilAntGemm2 primary, whole genome shotgun sequence encodes:
- the Pvr gene encoding PDGF- and VEGF-receptor related isoform X9 translates to MRTCSRSAYKCEGQRGNDTDRKRIRNVTPPPVPKVSRDNKYFLKGETFSISCSVEYGSSTLVSLDWQYPPNIKKDSIHVVSNEYEAVEGKLYRNITVVNATEQFGGTYVCVSKNNCGEKYSETQKEYLREAFLNLKPFNKPVTETSQKAIKLNIAITSYPPANFEFLRNGKPLPNDPSKYVVQRNVKTGDAILRIVNLNITDTANYTLVADNGHLNKEETIDLRVIAPPVISFGSDGDRKFLENTVAAFKCDVTGYPIPEIVWTFSVGEEKQNLTSSKFEVSSVYEATAYLEIPVHVSGNISCEVPKVNKSVTRQLIVYEMEGGFGVKNRDNTWFSQNQDATITCIASKYEFSSVTWIDQNEEMLNNTVEYTENPFSLVAKLKIPQISLDQSGEYICRGVRLNDTEEEESVNITVAAIKAPRIMEPLVDKTEEVYPFQEIKLSCQAEGVPPPKVEWYKDAEFMKNDSNAKIITRIINRTGINSTLLISKMDENYKGTYECVANSEGVIARRMYTLIFKAEATYTTYLSVIIVIIIILIVVVIYLTLKIRKEKQFRRKLAAAGLLYFKEGIPKSLNPDLGIDEQAELLPYDEKFEFPPEKLILGKQLGAGAFGVVFKAEARGIINAEETTEVAVKMVKKTADDMYIKALASELKIMVHLGKHINIVNLLGACTKNVGKRELSVIVEYCKFGNIHNYMQRHREVFIDQLTDNKEKNLGRVNRGFSCSSGSTGVHSDYFGPSNTQETDHTFVNTANTNRSTRKDKPNQQVEFVKVSEGYVQPEWRSNYESDYSFDGRNPRPLTSRDLLVWAFQIARGMEYLASRKVLHGDLAARNVLLAEDNIVKICDFGLARSIYKNDEYQKKENSLLPVRWLAIECMTDRIFSTQSDVWSFGIVLWELFSLAKTPYPDLHPADLLRWLTEGKRLAKPTYSDDRLYDVMLRCWEQKPTARPTFTQLQEIIGGFLEDNVRNHYVDLNSAYMDMNAEASGHEDYLIMMNAPDYNNLVTPSPHHYVNDISFFPTTPTQLAEDKKDEDGYLKMNPASRQIIFSPRPENNTFDFDARKFNPRVSEASSCGSELTPMLTLNNLPARSGSDSDHEGSASPYITVCPTIDEETDEVFETKHNNAKNAIINSAVTNPTYITLDVDIEKKPKDIINAYINVPNGLVK, encoded by the exons ATGAGAACGTGTAGTAGGTCTGCTTACAAATGTGAAGGACAGCGTGGAAACGATACTGACAGGAAACGTATTCGTA ATGTTACTCCACCACCGGTACCTAAAGTTTCCAGagataataaatactttttaaagggAGAGACATTTTCAATAAGTTGTAGCGTTGAGTATGGAAGCAGTACTCTTGTCAGTTTGGACTGGCAATATCCACCAAATATTAAAAAG gaTTCAATACATGTGGTATCGAACGAGTACGAAGCTGTAGAAGGTAAACTGTATAGAAATATAACTGTAGTGAACGCTACCGAACAATTTGGCGGGACTTACGTGTGTGTCTCGAAAAATAACTGTGGAGAAAAATATAGCGAAActcaaaaagaatatttaa GAGAAGCTTTTCTAAATTTGAAACCGTTCAACAAACCAGTAACTGAAACGAGTCAGAAGGCTATTAAACTGAACATAGCCATTACCTCCTATCCTCCTGCCAATTTTGAGTT CTTACGAAACGGTAAACCCTTACCAAACGATCCTTCGAAATATGTCGTTCAGAGGAATGTTAAAACAGGAGATGCTATTTTGCGTATagtcaatttaaatataacagaCACAGCAAATTACACTTTGGTGGCTGATAACGGACATCTGAATAAGGAGGAAACTATCGATCTGAGGGTAATAG CACCTCCAGTCATATCCTTTGGATCCGACGGCGATAGGAAATTTCTGGAGAATACTGTAGCCGCATTTAAGTGCGATGTGACTGGTTATCCTATACCTGAGATTGTCTGGACGTTTTCTGTTGGCGAGGAGAAACAAAATTTG ACCAGTTCCAAATTCGAGGTATCGTCAGTATATGAAGCCACGGCATACCTAGAAATTCCTGTGCACGTTTCCGGCAACATATCATGTGAAGTCCCAAAAGTAAACAAAAGTGTTACGCGACAGCTAATTGTTTACGAAATGGAAGGTGGCTTTGGTGTCAAAAACAGAGACAATACTTGGTTCTCCCAAAATCAAGATGCTACAATTACTTGCATTGCCTCGAAATACGAATTTTCTAGTGTGACATGGATCGATCAGAATGAAGAAATGTTAAACAATACTG TGGAATATACAGAGAACCCATTCTCGCTCgttgcaaaattaaaaataccacAAATTTCCTTGGACCAAAGTGGCGAGTATATTTGTCGTGGAGTGAGGCTCAATGACACCGAAGAAGAAGAATCAGTTAATATCACAGTGGCAG ctattAAAGCTCCAAGAATTATGGAGCCCCTCGTAGATAAAACTGAAGAAGTGTATCCTTTCCAAGAGATAAAGCTCTCTTGCCAAGCTGAGGGTGTGCCTCCCCCGAAAGTAGAGTGGTACAAG GATGCCGAATTCATGAAGAATGACAGCAATGCAAAAATTATTACTAGAATAATTAATCGCACCGGTATCAACTCAACATTGTTAATATCTAAGATGGACGAGAATTACAAGGGAACATATGAATGCGTGGCCAACAGCGAAGGAGTCATCGCGAGACGAATGTACACACTTATCTTCAAAG CAGAAGCGACATACACGACATATTTGAGCGTAATTatagtcatcatcatcatcttgaTAGTTGTTGTCATATACCTAACGCTCAAAATCAGAAAGGAAAAGCAGTTCAGACGAAAACTGGCAGCAGCTGGACTTTTATACTTTAAAGAAGGCATTCCAAAATCACTCAACCCAGATCTGGGAATTGACGAACAAGCAGAACTCTTGCCATACGATGAAAAGTTTGAGTTTCCTCCAGAGAAACTAATTTTAG GCAAGCAACTCGGCGCTGGTGCTTTCGGCGTGGTGTTCAAGGCAGAGGCACGTGGCATCATAAACGCAGAAGAAACGACCGAAGTTGCTGTGAAAATGGTGAAAAAAACTGCAGACGACATGTATATTAAAGCGCTCGCCTCTGAACTTAAAATTATGGTTCACTTGGGCAAGCACATTAACATCGTAAACTTACTCGGAGCGTGCACTAAAAATGTTGGAAAac GTGAATTAAGCGTAATTGTCGAATATTGCAAGTTCGGTAATATTCATAATTACATGCAGAGGCATCGAGAAGTGTTCATCGATCAACTCACTGATAACAAAGAGAAAAATCTTGGCAGAGTGAATAGAGGATTTTCTTGTAGCAGTGGAAGCACTGG TGTTCATTCCGACTACTTTGGACCCAGTAACACACAAGAAACTGACCACACATTCGTCAATACGGCTAACACTAATCGATCGACCAGAAAAG ACAAACCTAATCAGCAAGTGGAATTTGTAAAAG TGTCAGAAGGATACGTGCAGCCGGAATGGCGATCTAACTATGAGAGTGACTACAGTTTCGACGGTCGCAATCCGCGACCGCTCACATCGCGCGATCTACTCGTATGGGCCTTCCAGATCGCACGTGGCATGGAGTACCTGGCTAGCAGAAAG GTGCTTCACGGAGATTTAGCTGCAAGGAACGTGCTACTGGCTGAGGATaacattgtaaaaatatgtgACTTCGGTCTAGCAAGAAGTATATACAAAAACGATGAATATCAGAAAAAAGAAAAC AGTCTTCTTCCAGTGCGGTGGCTTGCAATCGAATGCATGACAGATCGAATATTCTCAACACAGTCTGATGTTTGGTCGTTCGGTATCGTTCTATGGGAACTATTTTCTCTTGCGAAGACGCCGTACCCCGACCTACATCCAGCTGACTTGCTGCGGTGGCTCACTGAAGG AAAGCGTTTAGCGAAGCCAACGTACTCAGACGACCGACTGTATGACGTGATGCTTCGGTGTTGGGAACAGAAGCCAACAGCGAGACCCACGTTCACTCAGCTCCAGGAAATCATTGGTGGTTTCTTAGAAGATAACGTACGAAAT CATTACGTGGACTTAAACTCAGCGTATATGGATATGAATGCAGAAGCTTCAGGGCATGAGGACTACCTGATAATGATGAATGCGCCAGATTACAATAACCTGGTTACGCCAAGTCCACATCACTACGTAAACGATATTAGTTTCTTCCCAACAACGCCAACACAGCTTG CTGAAgataaaaaag ATGAGGATGGTTATCTCAAAATGAACCCAGCATCAAGACAAATAATATTCAGTCCACGACCTGAAAACAACACGTTCGATTTTGACGCTCGTAAATTCAACCCGAGAGTGTCGGAGGCAAGTAGTTGCGGGTCGGAGCTGACACCTATGTTGACTCTGAACAACTTGCCAGCCAGGAGTGGCTCGGACTCCGATCACGAAGGCAGCGCGTCACCTTACATTACAGTTTGTCCCACGATAGATGAAGAAACAGATGAGGTGTTcgaaacaaaacataacaacGCCAAGAATGCAATTATCAATTCGGCTGTAACAAATCCGACGTACATTACTTTAGATGTCGATATAGAGAAGAAACCTAAAGATATTATTAACGCATATATTAACGTACCGAACGGTCTAGTCAAATAA
- the Pvr gene encoding PDGF- and VEGF-receptor related isoform X8, with protein MTNSWDLHLLIVLITTAVVVISTPSAATTTCEDVTPPPVPKVSRDNKYFLKGETFSISCSVEYGSSTLVSLDWQYPPNIKKDSIHVVSNEYEAVEGKLYRNITVVNATEQFGGTYVCVSKNNCGEKYSETQKEYLREAFLNLKPFNKPVTETSQKAIKLNIAITSYPPANFEFLRNGKPLPNDPSKYVVQRNVKTGDAILRIVNLNITDTANYTLVADNGHLNKEETIDLRVIAPPVISFGSDGDRKFLENTVAAFKCDVTGYPIPEIVWTFSVGEEKQNLTSSKFEVSSVYEATAYLEIPVHVSGNISCEVPKVNKSVTRQLIVYEMEGGFGVKNRDNTWFSQNQDATITCIASKYEFSSVTWIDQNEEMLNNTVEYTENPFSLVAKLKIPQISLDQSGEYICRGVRLNDTEEEESVNITVAAIKAPRIMEPLVDKTEEVYPFQEIKLSCQAEGVPPPKVEWYKDAEFMKNDSNAKIITRIINRTGINSTLLISKMDENYKGTYECVANSEGVIARRMYTLIFKAEATYTTYLSVIIVIIIILIVVVIYLTLKIRKEKQFRRKLAAAGLLYFKEGIPKSLNPDLGIDEQAELLPYDEKFEFPPEKLILGKQLGAGAFGVVFKAEARGIINAEETTEVAVKMVKKTADDMYIKALASELKIMVHLGKHINIVNLLGACTKNVGKRELSVIVEYCKFGNIHNYMQRHREVFIDQLTDNKEKNLGRVNRGFSCSSGSTGVHSDYFGPSNTQETDHTFVNTANTNRSTRKDKPNQQVEFVKVSEGYVQPEWRSNYESDYSFDGRNPRPLTSRDLLVWAFQIARGMEYLASRKVLHGDLAARNVLLAEDNIVKICDFGLARSIYKNDEYQKKENSLLPVRWLAIECMTDRIFSTQSDVWSFGIVLWELFSLAKTPYPDLHPADLLRWLTEGKRLAKPTYSDDRLYDVMLRCWEQKPTARPTFTQLQEIIGGFLEDNVRNHYVDLNSAYMDMNAEASGHEDYLIMMNAPDYNNLVTPSPHHYVNDISFFPTTPTQLAEDKKDEDGYLKMNPASRQIIFSPRPENNTFDFDARKFNPRVSEASSCGSELTPMLTLNNLPARSGSDSDHEGSASPYITVCPTIDEETDEVFETKHNNAKNAIINSAVTNPTYITLDVDIEKKPKDIINAYINVPNGLVK; from the exons ATGACAAACAGCTGGGATCTTCATCTGCTTATTGTCTTGATCACGACGGCTGTAGTCGTGATCTCGACTCCGAGTGCAGCTACCACTACTTGCGAAG ATGTTACTCCACCACCGGTACCTAAAGTTTCCAGagataataaatactttttaaagggAGAGACATTTTCAATAAGTTGTAGCGTTGAGTATGGAAGCAGTACTCTTGTCAGTTTGGACTGGCAATATCCACCAAATATTAAAAAG gaTTCAATACATGTGGTATCGAACGAGTACGAAGCTGTAGAAGGTAAACTGTATAGAAATATAACTGTAGTGAACGCTACCGAACAATTTGGCGGGACTTACGTGTGTGTCTCGAAAAATAACTGTGGAGAAAAATATAGCGAAActcaaaaagaatatttaa GAGAAGCTTTTCTAAATTTGAAACCGTTCAACAAACCAGTAACTGAAACGAGTCAGAAGGCTATTAAACTGAACATAGCCATTACCTCCTATCCTCCTGCCAATTTTGAGTT CTTACGAAACGGTAAACCCTTACCAAACGATCCTTCGAAATATGTCGTTCAGAGGAATGTTAAAACAGGAGATGCTATTTTGCGTATagtcaatttaaatataacagaCACAGCAAATTACACTTTGGTGGCTGATAACGGACATCTGAATAAGGAGGAAACTATCGATCTGAGGGTAATAG CACCTCCAGTCATATCCTTTGGATCCGACGGCGATAGGAAATTTCTGGAGAATACTGTAGCCGCATTTAAGTGCGATGTGACTGGTTATCCTATACCTGAGATTGTCTGGACGTTTTCTGTTGGCGAGGAGAAACAAAATTTG ACCAGTTCCAAATTCGAGGTATCGTCAGTATATGAAGCCACGGCATACCTAGAAATTCCTGTGCACGTTTCCGGCAACATATCATGTGAAGTCCCAAAAGTAAACAAAAGTGTTACGCGACAGCTAATTGTTTACGAAATGGAAGGTGGCTTTGGTGTCAAAAACAGAGACAATACTTGGTTCTCCCAAAATCAAGATGCTACAATTACTTGCATTGCCTCGAAATACGAATTTTCTAGTGTGACATGGATCGATCAGAATGAAGAAATGTTAAACAATACTG TGGAATATACAGAGAACCCATTCTCGCTCgttgcaaaattaaaaataccacAAATTTCCTTGGACCAAAGTGGCGAGTATATTTGTCGTGGAGTGAGGCTCAATGACACCGAAGAAGAAGAATCAGTTAATATCACAGTGGCAG ctattAAAGCTCCAAGAATTATGGAGCCCCTCGTAGATAAAACTGAAGAAGTGTATCCTTTCCAAGAGATAAAGCTCTCTTGCCAAGCTGAGGGTGTGCCTCCCCCGAAAGTAGAGTGGTACAAG GATGCCGAATTCATGAAGAATGACAGCAATGCAAAAATTATTACTAGAATAATTAATCGCACCGGTATCAACTCAACATTGTTAATATCTAAGATGGACGAGAATTACAAGGGAACATATGAATGCGTGGCCAACAGCGAAGGAGTCATCGCGAGACGAATGTACACACTTATCTTCAAAG CAGAAGCGACATACACGACATATTTGAGCGTAATTatagtcatcatcatcatcttgaTAGTTGTTGTCATATACCTAACGCTCAAAATCAGAAAGGAAAAGCAGTTCAGACGAAAACTGGCAGCAGCTGGACTTTTATACTTTAAAGAAGGCATTCCAAAATCACTCAACCCAGATCTGGGAATTGACGAACAAGCAGAACTCTTGCCATACGATGAAAAGTTTGAGTTTCCTCCAGAGAAACTAATTTTAG GCAAGCAACTCGGCGCTGGTGCTTTCGGCGTGGTGTTCAAGGCAGAGGCACGTGGCATCATAAACGCAGAAGAAACGACCGAAGTTGCTGTGAAAATGGTGAAAAAAACTGCAGACGACATGTATATTAAAGCGCTCGCCTCTGAACTTAAAATTATGGTTCACTTGGGCAAGCACATTAACATCGTAAACTTACTCGGAGCGTGCACTAAAAATGTTGGAAAac GTGAATTAAGCGTAATTGTCGAATATTGCAAGTTCGGTAATATTCATAATTACATGCAGAGGCATCGAGAAGTGTTCATCGATCAACTCACTGATAACAAAGAGAAAAATCTTGGCAGAGTGAATAGAGGATTTTCTTGTAGCAGTGGAAGCACTGG TGTTCATTCCGACTACTTTGGACCCAGTAACACACAAGAAACTGACCACACATTCGTCAATACGGCTAACACTAATCGATCGACCAGAAAAG ACAAACCTAATCAGCAAGTGGAATTTGTAAAAG TGTCAGAAGGATACGTGCAGCCGGAATGGCGATCTAACTATGAGAGTGACTACAGTTTCGACGGTCGCAATCCGCGACCGCTCACATCGCGCGATCTACTCGTATGGGCCTTCCAGATCGCACGTGGCATGGAGTACCTGGCTAGCAGAAAG GTGCTTCACGGAGATTTAGCTGCAAGGAACGTGCTACTGGCTGAGGATaacattgtaaaaatatgtgACTTCGGTCTAGCAAGAAGTATATACAAAAACGATGAATATCAGAAAAAAGAAAAC AGTCTTCTTCCAGTGCGGTGGCTTGCAATCGAATGCATGACAGATCGAATATTCTCAACACAGTCTGATGTTTGGTCGTTCGGTATCGTTCTATGGGAACTATTTTCTCTTGCGAAGACGCCGTACCCCGACCTACATCCAGCTGACTTGCTGCGGTGGCTCACTGAAGG AAAGCGTTTAGCGAAGCCAACGTACTCAGACGACCGACTGTATGACGTGATGCTTCGGTGTTGGGAACAGAAGCCAACAGCGAGACCCACGTTCACTCAGCTCCAGGAAATCATTGGTGGTTTCTTAGAAGATAACGTACGAAAT CATTACGTGGACTTAAACTCAGCGTATATGGATATGAATGCAGAAGCTTCAGGGCATGAGGACTACCTGATAATGATGAATGCGCCAGATTACAATAACCTGGTTACGCCAAGTCCACATCACTACGTAAACGATATTAGTTTCTTCCCAACAACGCCAACACAGCTTG CTGAAgataaaaaag ATGAGGATGGTTATCTCAAAATGAACCCAGCATCAAGACAAATAATATTCAGTCCACGACCTGAAAACAACACGTTCGATTTTGACGCTCGTAAATTCAACCCGAGAGTGTCGGAGGCAAGTAGTTGCGGGTCGGAGCTGACACCTATGTTGACTCTGAACAACTTGCCAGCCAGGAGTGGCTCGGACTCCGATCACGAAGGCAGCGCGTCACCTTACATTACAGTTTGTCCCACGATAGATGAAGAAACAGATGAGGTGTTcgaaacaaaacataacaacGCCAAGAATGCAATTATCAATTCGGCTGTAACAAATCCGACGTACATTACTTTAGATGTCGATATAGAGAAGAAACCTAAAGATATTATTAACGCATATATTAACGTACCGAACGGTCTAGTCAAATAA
- the Pvr gene encoding PDGF- and VEGF-receptor related isoform X3 — protein sequence MTNSWDLHLLIVLITTAVVVISTPSAATTTCEDSQRLNGPIIEPCKSEIILQKGQNFTITCKGKHPVEFKQQETPEDLISLNLSQSKQSINEGGYKYRTDLELSNVDQYTIGYYACFYESVKTSISNILNTFTEEPSNTKQIAYIYIYVNGTDSLFAPMREIVTPRNRFTVVIECRPTTPDVVVSLTSASNKTPDSVTFSPKIGFIMRTCSRSAYKCEGQRGNDTDRKRIRNVTPPPVPKVSRDNKYFLKGETFSISCSVEYGSSTLVSLDWQYPPNIKKDSIHVVSNEYEAVEGKLYRNITVVNATEQFGGTYVCVSKNNCGEKYSETQKEYLREAFLNLKPFNKPVTETSQKAIKLNIAITSYPPANFEFLRNGKPLPNDPSKYVVQRNVKTGDAILRIVNLNITDTANYTLVADNGHLNKEETIDLRVIAPPVISFGSDGDRKFLENTVAAFKCDVTGYPIPEIVWTFSVGEEKQNLTSSKFEVSSVYEATAYLEIPVHVSGNISCEVPKVNKSVTRQLIVYEMEGGFGVKNRDNTWFSQNQDATITCIASKYEFSSVTWIDQNEEMLNNTVEYTENPFSLVAKLKIPQISLDQSGEYICRGVRLNDTEEEESVNITVAAIKAPRIMEPLVDKTEEVYPFQEIKLSCQAEGVPPPKVEWYKDAEFMKNDSNAKIITRIINRTGINSTLLISKMDENYKGTYECVANSEGVIARRMYTLIFKAEATYTTYLSVIIVIIIILIVVVIYLTLKIRKEKQFRRKLAAAGLLYFKEGIPKSLNPDLGIDEQAELLPYDEKFEFPPEKLILGKQLGAGAFGVVFKAEARGIINAEETTEVAVKMVKKTADDMYIKALASELKIMVHLGKHINIVNLLGACTKNVGKRELSVIVEYCKFGNIHNYMQRHREVFIDQLTDNKEKNLGRVNRGFSCSSGSTGVHSDYFGPSNTQETDHTFVNTANTNRSTRKDKPNQQVEFVKVSEGYVQPEWRSNYESDYSFDGRNPRPLTSRDLLVWAFQIARGMEYLASRKVLHGDLAARNVLLAEDNIVKICDFGLARSIYKNDEYQKKENSLLPVRWLAIECMTDRIFSTQSDVWSFGIVLWELFSLAKTPYPDLHPADLLRWLTEGKRLAKPTYSDDRLYDVMLRCWEQKPTARPTFTQLQEIIGGFLEDNVRNHYVDLNSAYMDMNAEASGHEDYLIMMNAPDYNNLVTPSPHHYVNDISFFPTTPTQLAEDKKDEDGYLKMNPASRQIIFSPRPENNTFDFDARKFNPRVSEASSCGSELTPMLTLNNLPARSGSDSDHEGSASPYITVCPTIDEETDEVFETKHNNAKNAIINSAVTNPTYITLDVDIEKKPKDIINAYINVPNGLVK from the exons ATGACAAACAGCTGGGATCTTCATCTGCTTATTGTCTTGATCACGACGGCTGTAGTCGTGATCTCGACTCCGAGTGCAGCTACCACTACTTGCGAAG ATTCTCAACGATTAAACGGCCCTATTATAGAACCATGTAAAAgtgaaattatattacaaaaggGTCAAAACTTTACGATTACATGTAAAGGAAAACATCCAGTAGAATTTAAGCAACAAGAAACACCTGAAGATCTCATCAGTTTAAACCTCTCACAAAGCAAACAAAGTATAAATGAAGGCGGGTACAAGTACCGAACAGATTTAGAGCTGAGTAATGTTGACCAGTATACTATTGGATATTACGCTTGTTTCTATGAATCGGTGAAAACGAGTATTAGCAATATATTGAATACCTTCACCGAAGAGCCCAGTAACACAAAGCAAATTgcgtatatttatatttacgttaATG GCACAGATAGCTTGTTTGCGCCCATGAGAGAAATAGTCACACCAAGAAATCGTTTTACGGTCGTTATTGAATGTAGACCGACGACACCCGACGTTGTTGTAAGCTTAACATCGGCG AGTAACAAGACACCAGATTCAGTAACATTCTCTCCAAAGATTGGGTTTATAATGAGAACGTGTAGTAGGTCTGCTTACAAATGTGAAGGACAGCGTGGAAACGATACTGACAGGAAACGTATTCGTA ATGTTACTCCACCACCGGTACCTAAAGTTTCCAGagataataaatactttttaaagggAGAGACATTTTCAATAAGTTGTAGCGTTGAGTATGGAAGCAGTACTCTTGTCAGTTTGGACTGGCAATATCCACCAAATATTAAAAAG gaTTCAATACATGTGGTATCGAACGAGTACGAAGCTGTAGAAGGTAAACTGTATAGAAATATAACTGTAGTGAACGCTACCGAACAATTTGGCGGGACTTACGTGTGTGTCTCGAAAAATAACTGTGGAGAAAAATATAGCGAAActcaaaaagaatatttaa GAGAAGCTTTTCTAAATTTGAAACCGTTCAACAAACCAGTAACTGAAACGAGTCAGAAGGCTATTAAACTGAACATAGCCATTACCTCCTATCCTCCTGCCAATTTTGAGTT CTTACGAAACGGTAAACCCTTACCAAACGATCCTTCGAAATATGTCGTTCAGAGGAATGTTAAAACAGGAGATGCTATTTTGCGTATagtcaatttaaatataacagaCACAGCAAATTACACTTTGGTGGCTGATAACGGACATCTGAATAAGGAGGAAACTATCGATCTGAGGGTAATAG CACCTCCAGTCATATCCTTTGGATCCGACGGCGATAGGAAATTTCTGGAGAATACTGTAGCCGCATTTAAGTGCGATGTGACTGGTTATCCTATACCTGAGATTGTCTGGACGTTTTCTGTTGGCGAGGAGAAACAAAATTTG ACCAGTTCCAAATTCGAGGTATCGTCAGTATATGAAGCCACGGCATACCTAGAAATTCCTGTGCACGTTTCCGGCAACATATCATGTGAAGTCCCAAAAGTAAACAAAAGTGTTACGCGACAGCTAATTGTTTACGAAATGGAAGGTGGCTTTGGTGTCAAAAACAGAGACAATACTTGGTTCTCCCAAAATCAAGATGCTACAATTACTTGCATTGCCTCGAAATACGAATTTTCTAGTGTGACATGGATCGATCAGAATGAAGAAATGTTAAACAATACTG TGGAATATACAGAGAACCCATTCTCGCTCgttgcaaaattaaaaataccacAAATTTCCTTGGACCAAAGTGGCGAGTATATTTGTCGTGGAGTGAGGCTCAATGACACCGAAGAAGAAGAATCAGTTAATATCACAGTGGCAG ctattAAAGCTCCAAGAATTATGGAGCCCCTCGTAGATAAAACTGAAGAAGTGTATCCTTTCCAAGAGATAAAGCTCTCTTGCCAAGCTGAGGGTGTGCCTCCCCCGAAAGTAGAGTGGTACAAG GATGCCGAATTCATGAAGAATGACAGCAATGCAAAAATTATTACTAGAATAATTAATCGCACCGGTATCAACTCAACATTGTTAATATCTAAGATGGACGAGAATTACAAGGGAACATATGAATGCGTGGCCAACAGCGAAGGAGTCATCGCGAGACGAATGTACACACTTATCTTCAAAG CAGAAGCGACATACACGACATATTTGAGCGTAATTatagtcatcatcatcatcttgaTAGTTGTTGTCATATACCTAACGCTCAAAATCAGAAAGGAAAAGCAGTTCAGACGAAAACTGGCAGCAGCTGGACTTTTATACTTTAAAGAAGGCATTCCAAAATCACTCAACCCAGATCTGGGAATTGACGAACAAGCAGAACTCTTGCCATACGATGAAAAGTTTGAGTTTCCTCCAGAGAAACTAATTTTAG GCAAGCAACTCGGCGCTGGTGCTTTCGGCGTGGTGTTCAAGGCAGAGGCACGTGGCATCATAAACGCAGAAGAAACGACCGAAGTTGCTGTGAAAATGGTGAAAAAAACTGCAGACGACATGTATATTAAAGCGCTCGCCTCTGAACTTAAAATTATGGTTCACTTGGGCAAGCACATTAACATCGTAAACTTACTCGGAGCGTGCACTAAAAATGTTGGAAAac GTGAATTAAGCGTAATTGTCGAATATTGCAAGTTCGGTAATATTCATAATTACATGCAGAGGCATCGAGAAGTGTTCATCGATCAACTCACTGATAACAAAGAGAAAAATCTTGGCAGAGTGAATAGAGGATTTTCTTGTAGCAGTGGAAGCACTGG TGTTCATTCCGACTACTTTGGACCCAGTAACACACAAGAAACTGACCACACATTCGTCAATACGGCTAACACTAATCGATCGACCAGAAAAG ACAAACCTAATCAGCAAGTGGAATTTGTAAAAG TGTCAGAAGGATACGTGCAGCCGGAATGGCGATCTAACTATGAGAGTGACTACAGTTTCGACGGTCGCAATCCGCGACCGCTCACATCGCGCGATCTACTCGTATGGGCCTTCCAGATCGCACGTGGCATGGAGTACCTGGCTAGCAGAAAG GTGCTTCACGGAGATTTAGCTGCAAGGAACGTGCTACTGGCTGAGGATaacattgtaaaaatatgtgACTTCGGTCTAGCAAGAAGTATATACAAAAACGATGAATATCAGAAAAAAGAAAAC AGTCTTCTTCCAGTGCGGTGGCTTGCAATCGAATGCATGACAGATCGAATATTCTCAACACAGTCTGATGTTTGGTCGTTCGGTATCGTTCTATGGGAACTATTTTCTCTTGCGAAGACGCCGTACCCCGACCTACATCCAGCTGACTTGCTGCGGTGGCTCACTGAAGG AAAGCGTTTAGCGAAGCCAACGTACTCAGACGACCGACTGTATGACGTGATGCTTCGGTGTTGGGAACAGAAGCCAACAGCGAGACCCACGTTCACTCAGCTCCAGGAAATCATTGGTGGTTTCTTAGAAGATAACGTACGAAAT CATTACGTGGACTTAAACTCAGCGTATATGGATATGAATGCAGAAGCTTCAGGGCATGAGGACTACCTGATAATGATGAATGCGCCAGATTACAATAACCTGGTTACGCCAAGTCCACATCACTACGTAAACGATATTAGTTTCTTCCCAACAACGCCAACACAGCTTG CTGAAgataaaaaag ATGAGGATGGTTATCTCAAAATGAACCCAGCATCAAGACAAATAATATTCAGTCCACGACCTGAAAACAACACGTTCGATTTTGACGCTCGTAAATTCAACCCGAGAGTGTCGGAGGCAAGTAGTTGCGGGTCGGAGCTGACACCTATGTTGACTCTGAACAACTTGCCAGCCAGGAGTGGCTCGGACTCCGATCACGAAGGCAGCGCGTCACCTTACATTACAGTTTGTCCCACGATAGATGAAGAAACAGATGAGGTGTTcgaaacaaaacataacaacGCCAAGAATGCAATTATCAATTCGGCTGTAACAAATCCGACGTACATTACTTTAGATGTCGATATAGAGAAGAAACCTAAAGATATTATTAACGCATATATTAACGTACCGAACGGTCTAGTCAAATAA